The proteins below are encoded in one region of Levilactobacillus namurensis:
- a CDS encoding helix-turn-helix domain-containing protein, translated as MEADDLLQLLSSQQARRLRVIENLLRGRRTVSTLFWGQRYRLLYLLDLGKALTRGGLDGPAQTLVDRQLATWEAEEQPQLRLTPAGVAAQHAAQPFVPQTAVLWPQLDINAARKRLLLGVQVVSEYQHRTKRYYPLATDLATRQLVRRWFYQSDRRQLGTALQTTLTRSLARLPERVATVTVAGFTGYQQPGLTNQQLAVRWQTTAWQVYLMHIEAVVTIAQAAQVATDPLAGLLGPLWTVPVTKSAQATLAAVQAGGTLDQIARQRRIKPSTVREHLLEAAIMLPETAFPYERLLPATTQRTLLAALPAAIDEWTYTDLAPAVQAKIDFFTFRLLAIWQDKRGDSHGKSNG; from the coding sequence TTGGAGGCGGATGATTTGTTACAGCTACTTAGTTCCCAGCAGGCTCGGCGTCTACGCGTCATTGAGAATCTTCTGCGGGGACGGCGGACTGTGTCGACGCTTTTTTGGGGGCAGCGCTACCGGCTACTGTACCTCTTGGACCTTGGCAAAGCCTTGACGCGGGGCGGTTTAGATGGCCCGGCCCAAACATTGGTGGATCGCCAATTAGCCACTTGGGAGGCAGAAGAACAACCGCAGTTGCGATTGACTCCAGCGGGCGTTGCGGCGCAGCACGCGGCCCAACCGTTCGTCCCGCAGACCGCCGTACTCTGGCCCCAACTAGACATTAATGCCGCCCGAAAGCGCCTGTTACTAGGTGTTCAGGTCGTCTCGGAGTATCAGCACCGGACCAAGCGGTATTATCCCTTAGCCACGGACCTCGCGACCCGGCAGTTGGTTCGGCGGTGGTTCTACCAAAGTGACCGTCGGCAGTTGGGGACGGCGTTACAGACGACTTTGACCCGGAGTTTGGCGCGATTGCCGGAGCGGGTCGCAACGGTGACGGTGGCGGGGTTCACCGGCTATCAGCAGCCAGGGTTGACCAACCAGCAGTTGGCCGTGCGGTGGCAGACGACGGCTTGGCAGGTCTATTTAATGCATATCGAAGCGGTCGTGACGATCGCCCAAGCGGCCCAGGTCGCTACTGATCCTCTGGCGGGATTGCTGGGACCGCTGTGGACGGTTCCCGTGACGAAAAGCGCTCAGGCGACTTTGGCTGCCGTTCAGGCAGGGGGGACGTTGGACCAGATTGCCCGGCAACGGCGGATCAAGCCCAGTACGGTCAGAGAACACCTCTTAGAGGCAGCGATTATGTTGCCCGAGACGGCCTTTCCGTACGAACGGTTGTTACCGGCGACCACGCAACGGACCCTATTGGCGGCGTTGCCGGCGGCCATCGACGAGTGGACGTATACGGACTTGGCGCCGGCGGTACAAGCCAAAATTGACTTTTTTACGTTTCGACTGTTGGCAATTTGGCAAGATAAACGGGGGGATTCTCATGGAAAGTCTAACGGCTAG
- a CDS encoding pseudouridine synthase, giving the protein MERLQKVLAHAGVASRRQSEKLITSGHVRVNGTVVTELGTKVGVHDQVSVDNVPITHEDPVYVMLYKPRGVVSTANDEKGRQTVVDLIENVSQRIYPVGRLDYDTSGLLLLTNDGELANRLTHPKYEVEKTYVAKVTGIPSNDAMRQIRQGMTIDGEAYAPAKLKLLSSDQKKHTAIVQLVLHEGKNHEVKKLLAAVGCPVEKLKREEYGFLTLKGLQAGDSRYLKPSELAELKRLTGMVQ; this is encoded by the coding sequence ATGGAACGATTGCAAAAAGTTTTAGCCCATGCCGGGGTCGCGTCACGGCGTCAGTCCGAAAAGTTGATTACTAGCGGTCACGTGCGGGTCAACGGAACGGTGGTCACGGAACTAGGAACCAAGGTCGGCGTGCACGACCAGGTCTCCGTGGATAATGTGCCCATTACCCATGAAGATCCCGTTTACGTGATGCTGTATAAGCCGCGGGGCGTCGTCTCAACGGCCAATGATGAAAAGGGACGGCAAACGGTCGTGGACCTGATCGAAAATGTCTCACAACGGATTTACCCCGTGGGTCGGTTGGACTATGATACCTCCGGGTTATTATTGTTGACCAATGACGGGGAGCTGGCTAATCGGTTGACCCATCCTAAGTACGAGGTCGAAAAGACTTACGTGGCCAAAGTCACGGGGATTCCGAGTAACGATGCCATGCGGCAGATTCGTCAGGGGATGACCATCGACGGTGAGGCGTACGCCCCAGCGAAGTTGAAGCTGTTGAGTAGCGACCAGAAGAAACATACGGCCATTGTGCAGTTAGTTTTACATGAGGGGAAGAACCATGAGGTCAAGAAACTGTTGGCAGCCGTGGGTTGTCCCGTGGAGAAGCTAAAGCGAGAAGAGTATGGATTCTTGACTCTCAAGGGCTTACAGGCGGGCGATTCACGTTACCTGAAGCCAAGCGAATTGGCCGAGTTGAAGCGTTTGACGGGCATGGTTCAATAG
- a CDS encoding ATP-dependent DNA helicase RecQ yields the protein MESLTASLERVFGYTTFRAGQQAALTALEDQKDTLAVLPTGAGKTLIYQLYGYRHPGCVLVVSPLLALMNDQVDRMRVAGFRQVAAVTSLTSFTERQEILAQLDQYRFLFLSPEMLAQPAVLSRIQQISLSLLVVDEAHCIVQWGPDFRPEYLLLGAIRERLGRPLTLLLTATADHTTRIEIAKQMRVTPTVVAEPIDRPNVFLDVETVANETEKRERLLGLVSQLQTPGVVYFSSKQQATDTASWLQEQTGLAVAAYHAGLSSEDRFKIQQQFMQDDLAVICATSAFGMGIDKNDIRFVIHYHLPADLGSYVQEMGRAGRDGQTSVAILLYAPGDERLPQALNETNRPDDVTIRRFYATPQHFSLEEPGIRLLTFYRDHGISEPAVHALFERRERERRAALDRMVAYVREPTCLRQNWLTAFDQTAPDHQAKTCCAPGSQDLDITALGLRRTPAEAVAAPNSDWRAQLAGLLTAAPAIPEG from the coding sequence ATGGAAAGTCTAACGGCTAGTCTAGAACGCGTCTTTGGTTATACGACCTTTCGTGCGGGCCAGCAAGCGGCGCTCACGGCACTAGAAGACCAAAAAGATACGCTAGCCGTCCTGCCGACGGGCGCGGGCAAGACCTTGATTTACCAATTATACGGGTACCGTCACCCGGGTTGCGTCCTGGTGGTTTCCCCCTTATTGGCCTTGATGAACGACCAGGTGGACCGGATGCGCGTCGCGGGGTTTCGTCAGGTAGCGGCCGTGACGTCGTTGACCAGTTTTACGGAACGCCAGGAGATTTTAGCCCAGCTTGACCAGTACCGCTTCCTCTTTCTCTCACCAGAAATGTTGGCGCAACCGGCCGTGTTGAGCCGGATTCAGCAGATTTCCTTAAGCCTCTTAGTGGTCGATGAGGCGCACTGTATCGTGCAGTGGGGGCCGGACTTTCGGCCGGAATACCTCTTGTTGGGCGCAATTCGTGAACGATTGGGGCGGCCCCTGACGCTTCTTTTGACGGCAACGGCTGACCACACCACGCGCATCGAAATTGCGAAGCAAATGCGAGTGACGCCCACGGTGGTCGCGGAACCCATCGACCGGCCCAACGTTTTTTTGGACGTGGAGACCGTGGCTAATGAGACGGAGAAGCGTGAGCGGCTCTTGGGGCTGGTCAGCCAGCTTCAGACGCCCGGTGTGGTTTATTTTTCCAGTAAACAGCAGGCGACGGATACGGCTAGCTGGTTACAAGAGCAGACGGGCTTAGCGGTCGCAGCCTATCATGCGGGATTGTCCAGTGAAGACCGGTTCAAGATTCAACAGCAGTTTATGCAGGATGATTTGGCGGTAATCTGTGCGACCAGTGCCTTTGGCATGGGCATCGACAAGAACGATATCCGCTTTGTGATTCACTACCACCTGCCGGCCGACCTGGGGAGCTACGTTCAGGAGATGGGCCGTGCGGGGCGAGATGGTCAGACCAGTGTGGCGATTCTGCTCTATGCGCCGGGGGATGAGCGGTTGCCCCAGGCGTTGAACGAGACTAACCGACCGGATGATGTGACGATTCGGCGCTTTTATGCGACCCCCCAGCACTTTAGCCTAGAAGAACCGGGGATTCGGCTGTTGACCTTTTACCGCGACCACGGGATCTCCGAACCGGCCGTTCACGCCTTATTTGAGCGACGTGAACGTGAGCGGCGGGCGGCTCTAGACCGGATGGTGGCTTATGTGCGTGAGCCAACGTGTCTACGACAAAACTGGCTGACGGCGTTCGACCAGACCGCTCCGGACCACCAGGCCAAGACGTGTTGTGCGCCAGGAAGCCAAGACTTGGATATCACGGCACTAGGCTTACGGCGGACACCGGCCGAAGCAGTGGCGGCCCCCAACAGTGATTGGCGGGCTCAGCTAGCAGGGTTGTTGACGGCGGCCCCAGCGATACCGGAGGGGTGA
- a CDS encoding ECF transporter S component, with product MESQQQGLGVRAMVEMALFAGVAYVLMFISLPIIPIVPYMKLDLSDLVVLLGMSVFGPGGAILIAAVKELLYFVSTGMDIVNLIGVLTAFIADLAYMLPISAVLRAHPNQLRRQVWAVLAGTLSLTAVLSLANWGVITPLYLKVWGMSLGLPVNQLILLGVIPFNLIKGIVLGILFILLHRRMQPWLAKHAQH from the coding sequence ATGGAGAGTCAACAACAGGGATTGGGCGTACGGGCAATGGTGGAGATGGCGCTGTTTGCGGGCGTCGCGTACGTGTTGATGTTTATTTCATTACCAATTATTCCCATTGTGCCCTATATGAAGTTGGATTTAAGTGATTTGGTGGTCCTATTAGGGATGAGCGTGTTTGGTCCCGGAGGCGCCATCCTGATTGCCGCAGTTAAAGAGCTCCTGTACTTCGTATCGACCGGGATGGACATCGTGAATCTGATTGGGGTTTTAACCGCGTTCATCGCGGACTTGGCCTACATGTTGCCCATTAGTGCGGTCTTACGCGCCCACCCGAACCAATTACGGCGGCAAGTGTGGGCGGTGCTGGCCGGGACTTTAAGCCTCACGGCGGTCTTGTCACTGGCCAATTGGGGTGTGATTACGCCCCTGTACCTGAAGGTCTGGGGGATGTCATTGGGCTTACCCGTGAACCAGTTGATTCTGTTAGGGGTCATTCCGTTTAACTTGATCAAGGGTATCGTCTTAGGCATCCTATTTATTCTACTCCACCGGCGGATGCAGCCTTGGTTGGCTAAGCACGCGCAACATTAA